The following coding sequences lie in one Polluticoccus soli genomic window:
- the rpmD gene encoding 50S ribosomal protein L30, with translation MAKIKITQTKSGIDRPERQKRTLVALGLRKMHASVEVEATPQIVGMVKTVHHLVKVEEVK, from the coding sequence ATGGCTAAGATCAAAATAACACAAACCAAAAGCGGCATCGACCGTCCTGAGCGCCAAAAGCGTACGCTGGTGGCACTGGGCCTGCGTAAAATGCACGCTTCGGTTGAAGTAGAAGCAACCCCACAGATCGTTGGTATGGTTAAAACCGTACACCACCTGGTAAAGGTTGAAGAAGTAAAATAA
- the rplO gene encoding 50S ribosomal protein L15, which yields MQLHNLKPAEGATQKGKRIGRGEGSGHGGTATKGNKGQQARTGYQSKKGHEGGQMPIQRRMPKRGFKSLNRVDYKVFNLGQIDFLVEKYDIKEFSLDNLYINGLINRTDAVKILGNGELKTKMTFKVNSISGKAKEAIEAAGGSVELI from the coding sequence ATGCAACTCCACAACTTAAAGCCTGCAGAAGGCGCTACTCAGAAAGGCAAACGTATTGGTCGCGGTGAAGGTAGCGGTCATGGCGGAACAGCAACAAAAGGTAACAAAGGTCAGCAAGCTCGTACCGGTTATCAGTCTAAGAAAGGTCACGAAGGTGGTCAGATGCCGATCCAGCGCCGTATGCCTAAACGCGGTTTCAAGAGCCTGAACCGTGTTGACTACAAAGTATTCAACCTTGGCCAGATCGATTTCCTGGTTGAGAAATACGACATCAAAGAATTCTCGCTTGATAATCTGTATATCAATGGTTTGATCAACCGCACCGATGCAGTTAAGATCCTCGGTAACGGCGAACTGAAAACCAAAATGACGTTCAAGGTGAACTCCATCAGCGGAAAAGCTAAAGAAGCGATCGAAGCTGCAGGTGGTTCAGTAGAACTCATCTAA